The following are encoded together in the Physeter macrocephalus isolate SW-GA unplaced genomic scaffold, ASM283717v5 random_1289, whole genome shotgun sequence genome:
- the SBSN gene encoding suprabasin isoform X1 has protein sequence MHLASLLGSCSLLLLLGPSPGWAANADPVKKATEAISRGLSNTEREVGEALEGINNGIPQAGREKVFNGLNNVGSQAGKEPDKGIQGLNHNLDKVAHGITSVVGQAGKGAEKVVHGVNNATRQVGKEANKVIQGVHDGVNQAGSEAGRFGQGVHHAGKEGEKIVQGVHHGVNQAGKEVGKFGQGVHHAAGQAGKEGEKIVQGVHDGVNQAGKKAEKFGHGVSHAAGQAGKEVEKLGQGVHHAAGQAGKEEDRLQQTVHDGTNQAGKEANELLNVGEQGWGNGEKGVGAGRGPYHLVKEAWAAL, from the coding sequence CTTGCTAGTTTGCTCGGCTCCTGCTCCCTCTTGCTGCTGCTGGGGCCCTCGCCTGGATGGGCGGCCAATGCTGACCCCGTGAAGAAGGCCACTGAAGCGATCAGCCGAGGGCTGAGCAATACAGAGAGAGAGGTGGGCGAGGCCCTGGAAGGCATCAATAACGGCATCCCTCAAGCTGGAAGGGAGAAAGTTTTTAATGGACTCAACAATGTGGGGAGCCAGGCCGGAAAGGAGCCGGACAAGGGCATCCAGGGGCTCAACCACAACTTGGACAAGGTAGCCCATGGAATCACCAGTGTCGTCGGACAAGCAGGAAAGGGAGCAGAGAAGGTTGTCCATGGGGTCAACAATGCTACTAGACAGGTTGGGAAGGAAGCAAACAAAGTGATTCAGGGGGTCCACGATGGGGTCAACCAGGCAGGAAGTGAGGCAGGGAGGTTTGGCCAGGGGGTCCACCATGccgggaaagagggagaaaaaatagtcCAGGGGGTCCATCATGGAGTTAATCAGGCTGGAAAGGAGGTGGGAAAGTTTGGTCAGGGGGTCCACCATgctgcagggcaggctgggaaagagggagaaaaaatagtcCAAGGGGTCCACGATGGGGTCAACCAGGCCggaaagaaggcagagaaatttGGCCACGGGGTCAGCCACGCTGCTGGTCAGGCTGGAAAGGAAGTGGAGAAACTTGGCCAAGGTGTCCACCACGCTGCTGGCCAGGCCGGGAAGGAGGAGGACAGGTTGCAGCAGACTGTTCATGATGGGACCAACCAAGCCGGCAAGGAAGCCAACGAGCTGCTGAATGTAGGTGAACAggggtggggaaatggggagaagggTGTTGGGGCAGGGAGAGGTCCCTATCATTTGGTGAAAGAAGCTTGGGCAGCTCTGTAA
- the SBSN gene encoding suprabasin isoform X2, whose protein sequence is MHLASLLGSCSLLLLLGPSPGWAANADPVKKATEAISRGLSNTEREVGEALEGINNGIPQAGREKVFNGLNNVGSQAGKEPDKGIQGLNHNLDKVAHGITSVVGQAGKGAEKVVHGVNNATRQVGKEANKVIQGVHDGVNQAGSEAGRFGQGVHHAGKEGEKIVQGVHHGVNQAGKEVGKFGQGVHHAAGQAGKEGEKIVQGVHDGVNQAGKKAEKFGHGVSHAAGQAGKEVEKLGQGVHHAAGQAGKEEDRLQQTVHDGTNQAGKEANELLNELVVSWSEGVSHLICKALYQRM, encoded by the exons CTTGCTAGTTTGCTCGGCTCCTGCTCCCTCTTGCTGCTGCTGGGGCCCTCGCCTGGATGGGCGGCCAATGCTGACCCCGTGAAGAAGGCCACTGAAGCGATCAGCCGAGGGCTGAGCAATACAGAGAGAGAGGTGGGCGAGGCCCTGGAAGGCATCAATAACGGCATCCCTCAAGCTGGAAGGGAGAAAGTTTTTAATGGACTCAACAATGTGGGGAGCCAGGCCGGAAAGGAGCCGGACAAGGGCATCCAGGGGCTCAACCACAACTTGGACAAGGTAGCCCATGGAATCACCAGTGTCGTCGGACAAGCAGGAAAGGGAGCAGAGAAGGTTGTCCATGGGGTCAACAATGCTACTAGACAGGTTGGGAAGGAAGCAAACAAAGTGATTCAGGGGGTCCACGATGGGGTCAACCAGGCAGGAAGTGAGGCAGGGAGGTTTGGCCAGGGGGTCCACCATGccgggaaagagggagaaaaaatagtcCAGGGGGTCCATCATGGAGTTAATCAGGCTGGAAAGGAGGTGGGAAAGTTTGGTCAGGGGGTCCACCATgctgcagggcaggctgggaaagagggagaaaaaatagtcCAAGGGGTCCACGATGGGGTCAACCAGGCCggaaagaaggcagagaaatttGGCCACGGGGTCAGCCACGCTGCTGGTCAGGCTGGAAAGGAAGTGGAGAAACTTGGCCAAGGTGTCCACCACGCTGCTGGCCAGGCCGGGAAGGAGGAGGACAGGTTGCAGCAGACTGTTCATGATGGGACCAACCAAGCCGGCAAGGAAGCCAACGAGCTGCTGAAT GAGCTGGTGGTCAGCTGGTCAGAAGGAGTAAGCCATCTTATCTGCAAAGCCCTGTATCAGAGAATGTGA